The Methanosphaera stadtmanae DSM 3091 genome includes a window with the following:
- the ppsA gene encoding phosphoenolpyruvate synthase, which produces MNYVKVFEKLGKEDIPIAGGKGANLGELTNAGIPVPPGFVITSETYNKFITKTGIINQINDMLNGLDINDTLELQKVADDIKNLIITTDIPDDIQRVIIEAYNALCLKVDLDEVVVAIRSSATAEDLPDASFAGQQETYLNISGIDDVLENVRKCWASLFEARAIFYREENEFDHSKVLIAVVVQQMVDSEKAGVMFTVDPSTGAEEMLIEGAWGLGEGVVSGIVTPDTCRYDKINDKVKSYLVNTKKTMFTKDSKTGSTIQIDVPDDLKDKKVLEDSDIEQLVTLGRRIQKHYGAPMDTEWGVENGKVYMLQARPITTLDVIPEDTQSLDDEERVIITRGLGASPGLVSGTVKVIKELDELDKILDGDILVTTMTTPDMVPAMKRANGIVTDEGGVTCHAAIISRELGIPCVSGTGEATSVLKENTKVTIDGKKGIVYEGDFGGDKDSEESTTTQTNVSAAPLITVTDVKVNVSMAEAAKKAYATGADGVGLLRTEHMMLATGTVPYKFIDEGREDELVKVLVDNILKVVDVFYPKTVWYRTLDAPTDEFKTLEGGENEPDEANPMLGWRGIRREIDQPDILKAEFKAIKKLHEQGYTNVGVMLPLLHKPEELRQAKEIARSVGLEPHKDVDFGMMVETPAAAIIIEDFIAEGLDFISFGTNDLTQYTLALDRNNELVAKHYSEAHPAIIKLLKSVIKKCKAAGVTTSICGQAGSKPEIVEILVEAGIDSISANTDAVPTIRKIVAKVEKKIMLEAAKKALMDE; this is translated from the coding sequence ATGAATTATGTTAAAGTTTTTGAAAAATTAGGTAAGGAAGACATACCTATAGCAGGAGGTAAAGGTGCAAATCTTGGTGAATTAACAAATGCAGGAATTCCTGTACCACCAGGTTTTGTAATAACCTCTGAAACATACAATAAATTCATAACTAAAACTGGAATAATCAATCAAATTAATGATATGTTAAATGGTTTAGATATTAATGATACATTAGAATTACAAAAAGTAGCTGATGATATTAAAAATCTAATTATAACAACAGACATACCAGATGATATTCAACGTGTAATTATTGAAGCTTATAATGCGTTATGTTTAAAAGTAGATTTAGATGAAGTAGTAGTAGCAATAAGATCATCTGCAACAGCAGAAGATTTACCTGATGCTTCATTTGCAGGACAACAAGAAACATATTTAAATATTTCTGGAATAGATGATGTTTTAGAAAATGTAAGAAAATGTTGGGCTTCTTTATTTGAAGCAAGAGCAATATTTTACAGAGAAGAAAATGAATTTGATCATTCAAAAGTATTAATTGCAGTTGTAGTTCAACAAATGGTTGACTCTGAAAAAGCAGGTGTAATGTTCACTGTAGATCCATCTACAGGAGCAGAAGAAATGCTAATTGAAGGAGCATGGGGACTTGGAGAAGGTGTAGTTTCTGGTATAGTAACTCCAGATACTTGTCGTTATGATAAAATAAATGATAAAGTAAAATCATACCTTGTAAATACTAAAAAAACCATGTTTACTAAAGATTCTAAAACAGGTTCAACAATTCAAATAGATGTTCCAGATGATCTAAAAGATAAAAAAGTTTTAGAAGATAGTGATATTGAACAATTAGTAACACTTGGTAGAAGAATACAAAAACATTATGGTGCTCCAATGGACACTGAATGGGGTGTTGAAAATGGTAAAGTTTACATGTTACAAGCAAGACCTATTACAACACTTGATGTTATTCCAGAAGATACTCAATCTCTTGATGATGAAGAAAGAGTAATTATTACACGTGGTTTAGGTGCAAGTCCTGGATTAGTATCAGGTACAGTTAAAGTTATTAAAGAATTAGATGAACTTGATAAAATTCTAGATGGAGATATACTTGTAACTACCATGACAACACCTGATATGGTACCTGCTATGAAAAGAGCAAATGGTATTGTAACAGATGAAGGTGGAGTAACATGTCATGCAGCAATTATTTCAAGAGAACTTGGAATTCCATGTGTATCTGGAACAGGTGAAGCTACTTCAGTTCTTAAAGAAAATACTAAAGTTACAATCGATGGTAAAAAGGGTATAGTGTATGAAGGAGACTTTGGTGGAGATAAAGATTCTGAAGAATCAACAACCACTCAAACAAATGTATCTGCAGCTCCATTAATAACAGTTACTGATGTAAAAGTAAATGTAAGTATGGCAGAAGCAGCTAAAAAAGCATATGCTACTGGTGCTGATGGAGTAGGATTACTTAGAACTGAACATATGATGTTAGCAACAGGAACAGTACCATATAAATTCATAGATGAAGGAAGAGAAGATGAACTTGTAAAAGTATTAGTGGATAATATTTTAAAAGTAGTTGATGTTTTCTATCCAAAAACAGTATGGTATAGAACACTTGATGCACCAACTGATGAATTCAAAACATTAGAAGGTGGAGAAAATGAACCTGATGAAGCAAATCCTATGCTTGGTTGGAGAGGAATAAGAAGGGAAATTGATCAACCTGATATTCTTAAAGCAGAATTTAAGGCAATTAAAAAATTACATGAACAAGGTTATACTAATGTGGGTGTAATGTTACCTTTATTACATAAACCTGAAGAATTACGTCAAGCAAAAGAAATTGCTAGAAGTGTAGGTTTAGAACCTCATAAAGATGTTGACTTTGGTATGATGGTTGAAACACCAGCAGCTGCGATAATTATTGAAGATTTCATAGCAGAAGGTCTTGACTTTATAAGCTTTGGAACAAATGATTTAACACAATATACCTTAGCTTTAGATAGGAATAATGAATTAGTAGCAAAACATTATTCTGAAGCACATCCAGCAATAATTAAATTACTTAAAAGTGTAATTAAAAAATGTAAAGCAGCTGGAGTAACAACAAGTATCTGTGGTCAAGCAGGTAGTAAACCTGAAATTGTTGAAATATTAGTAGAAGCAGGTATTGATAGTATTTCTGCAAATACTGATGCAGTTCCAACAATTAGAAAAATTGTTGCTAAAGTAGAGAAAAAAATCATGCTCGAAGCAGCTAAAAAAGCATTAATGGATGAATAA
- the mfnA gene encoding tyrosine decarboxylase MfnA has protein sequence MFDKGRSKEDVFRDLNVFHNMDMKYSSGRILGSMCTKPDPVGLEAYKMFIETNLGDPGLFKGTALMEQEVINSLGNLLHLKNPCGHIVTGGTEANIMAMCVAKYLYEEENEGTPELILPKSAHFSFKKVLSMLSVKPVYVPLNNEYKIDVTKLPDLITDNTMAMVGIAGTTELGLVDDIPEISKIAKSYGVYLHVDAALGGFIIPFLNYKNNNQLNFDFKCKGVSSITIDPHKMGLAPVPSGGIIFRKKKYLEKLSIKTPYLTKDKQTTIVGTRTGASTAATWTLLNYHGMEGYKKIVEKVINLTTYTYNKLNKNKHVTIIHKPELNIISFKVDNIDVDTLQKQLQAYGWIVSLAEYPHVIRLVLMPHIKKEHIDEFLVDLDIIIQKNR, from the coding sequence ATGTTTGATAAAGGAAGAAGTAAGGAAGATGTATTTAGGGATTTAAATGTTTTTCATAATATGGATATGAAGTATAGTTCAGGTAGAATATTAGGTTCTATGTGTACAAAACCAGATCCTGTGGGATTAGAAGCATATAAAATGTTTATTGAAACTAATCTTGGGGATCCTGGTTTGTTTAAAGGTACTGCTTTAATGGAACAAGAGGTTATTAATTCTCTTGGTAACTTATTACATCTAAAGAATCCTTGTGGTCATATTGTAACTGGTGGTACTGAGGCTAATATTATGGCAATGTGTGTTGCAAAGTATCTATATGAAGAAGAAAATGAGGGTACTCCTGAGTTAATTCTACCAAAAAGTGCTCATTTTTCATTTAAAAAGGTACTGTCTATGTTGTCTGTTAAACCAGTTTATGTTCCATTGAATAATGAATATAAAATAGATGTTACAAAATTACCTGATTTAATAACTGATAATACCATGGCAATGGTTGGTATTGCTGGTACTACTGAGTTAGGATTGGTTGATGATATTCCCGAAATATCAAAAATTGCAAAATCATATGGAGTATATCTACATGTGGATGCTGCACTTGGTGGATTTATAATACCCTTTTTAAATTATAAAAATAACAATCAATTAAACTTTGACTTTAAGTGTAAAGGTGTATCTTCCATAACTATAGATCCACATAAAATGGGACTTGCACCAGTTCCATCAGGTGGAATTATATTTAGGAAGAAAAAATATCTTGAAAAATTATCAATTAAAACACCATACCTAACAAAGGACAAACAAACAACAATAGTAGGTACAAGAACAGGAGCATCAACAGCAGCAACATGGACATTATTAAACTACCATGGAATGGAAGGATATAAAAAAATAGTTGAAAAAGTAATAAATCTAACAACATACACATACAACAAATTAAATAAAAATAAACACGTTACAATAATACATAAACCAGAATTAAATATAATATCATTTAAGGTAGACAATATTGATGTTGACACACTACAAAAACAACTACAGGCATATGGATGGATAGTATCATTGGCTGAATATCCTCATGTAATTAGATTAGTTTTAATGCCACATATAAAAAAAGAACATATTGATGAATTTCTAGTGGATCTTGATATAATAATACAAAAAAATAGATAG
- a CDS encoding MoaD/ThiS family protein: protein MTIKLINKKDIKDIEISENTTIADILKKEEIPIETVVVKLNGDTVTEDEKVKNGDELEIIKVIYGG, encoded by the coding sequence ATGACTATAAAATTAATCAATAAAAAAGATATTAAAGATATTGAAATTAGTGAAAACACAACTATTGCAGATATTTTAAAAAAAGAAGAAATACCTATTGAAACAGTTGTTGTTAAATTAAATGGTGATACTGTAACTGAAGATGAAAAAGTAAAAAATGGTGATGAATTAGAAATCATTAAAGTAATCTATGGTGGATAA
- a CDS encoding TIGR00269 family protein, with amino-acid sequence MTETICTQCGSKHVVIHRKYNGQKLCSKCFRKSIEKQVLRTIKKEKLVTKGDKVLVGLSGGKDSVALLKILNILKEKNIITLEAVTIDEGISGYREEGIRIAKETAKALDIKHHIVSFKDKYNFTIDKIMEAEAKCNDAQHACTYCGVFRRQIFNQVARDVNATKLATGHNLDDETQSIVMNYLEGNVNNMVRIGYKTLSQDKRFTQKIKPLRKIPEKEIGLYVLESGFEVHFDGCPYAHESFRMEIGDFIRETTLKHPTIMYSILNGFEKIKPAIKKEYMANHTGKPNGTCKKCGEPASQDICKSCKFLEKIYEKIGE; translated from the coding sequence TTGACAGAAACTATTTGTACACAATGTGGAAGCAAACATGTAGTTATCCATAGAAAATACAATGGACAGAAATTATGTAGTAAATGTTTTAGAAAATCCATTGAAAAACAAGTACTTAGAACTATTAAGAAAGAAAAATTAGTTACAAAAGGTGATAAGGTTCTTGTAGGGTTATCTGGTGGAAAAGATAGTGTAGCACTACTTAAGATATTGAATATTCTTAAGGAAAAAAATATAATTACACTAGAAGCAGTTACTATAGATGAAGGTATTAGTGGATATCGTGAAGAGGGTATTAGAATAGCTAAGGAAACTGCAAAGGCACTTGATATTAAACATCATATTGTTTCATTTAAAGATAAGTACAACTTCACTATTGATAAAATAATGGAAGCTGAAGCAAAATGTAATGATGCACAACATGCCTGTACATATTGTGGTGTATTTAGAAGACAAATATTTAATCAAGTGGCAAGGGATGTTAATGCAACAAAACTTGCAACAGGACATAATCTTGATGATGAAACCCAAAGTATTGTTATGAATTACTTAGAAGGTAACGTTAATAATATGGTAAGAATTGGCTATAAAACACTCTCCCAAGATAAACGTTTTACACAGAAAATAAAGCCACTGCGTAAAATACCTGAAAAAGAAATAGGATTATATGTTTTAGAAAGCGGATTTGAAGTACATTTTGATGGATGTCCATATGCACATGAATCATTTAGAATGGAAATAGGTGATTTTATAAGAGAAACTACACTAAAACATCCAACAATCATGTATTCAATACTCAATGGTTTTGAAAAAATAAAACCTGCAATTAAAAAGGAGTATATGGCAAATCATACTGGAAAACCTAATGGTACCTGTAAAAAGTGTGGTGAACCTGCTTCTCAAGATATTTGTAAATCATGTAAATTCCTAGAGAAAATCTATGAAAAAATAGGAGAATAA